GGTCGCAAAACCGGCGTAACTTCAGGAAGAATGCAAAGTGGCCCGGGTATCAGTTTGGAAGCTTCCGGTTTTGTGTTTTATGCACCCTTTAAATCATTTCCTATGTACCTGAACCAGCATGAGATCCATTCTCAGATAAATAGCAGCTTCGATAATTTCGTTGATTTTGTGCAGACATTGCCGGATCACCGTTTTACCGCTACGCCCTATGGCAAATGGTCTGCAGGACAACAGCTCCAACATCTCATTAAATCGTCCAGGCCGGTAGCTACCGCCATGGGCTATCCAAAAATACTGCTGCATTACTTCGGCACCAGCCGCCAGCCGTCACGCTCCTACCATCAACTGGTGGAAGACTATCGTCAGCTGCTGGCACAGGGCGGCAAATCCACCATCACTTACCTGCCCGGCATTGTTTATGGCGCCCAGCGGCCCATACTCATAGAGGCCTTCCTTAAACAAAAGAACAGACTGCTAGAGAATCTGGGCAGATGGTCCGAAAACGAGCTAGATAAGTATCGCCTGCCTCATCCCCTGCTGGGGAAAATCACCCTGCGGGAAATGCTGTACTTCACGGCCTATCATACAGAACATCATCTGGAACAATTGAAATTCCATGAATTACAAGGCCATAACTGGGAAAATCAATTACAACAACTCATCTTTTAATCGTTATATACCCAACTTATTTTTACGCCTGATCAGGACTGCGACGCCGTCCTGATTTTTTTTTGCCCGGATTTTGTAATTTGAGAGATGACCACCAATTTGTCATACGCATAACCCCATGCCAGTTTAGCAGTACAAACCGTACATTATTTTTGAAAAATCTATCATGACGAAAACAGCATTAGTATTAGGAGGAGGCGGTGCCCGTTGCGCCTTCGCCATAGGAGTGGTCAGGTATATCCAGCAACATCATCCGGACATTCAATTCGATATCGTTTGCGGCACCAGCACCGGCTCGCTGATCGCACTGCTGGCAGCCATCGGAGACAATGAACTGGCAGAAAAGATCTTTACCGCCAATGTCACACCCGATTTCCTGTCTACCAACCATGCTATCCAGCGGCTGGCCAACAACCACCTTTCGCTGTATAACATTATTCCGTTACTGCATAAAATCAATGCTATCGTTACGGAAGACCGCTACCGCCAGTTGATGGCTTCGCCACGTGAACTGTTCATTGCTACCAGAAGCCTCCAAACCGGCAGCAATATCTATTACTCCAACCGCGAGTCCAACAGCAACGGCTATACGGTAAAAAAAATCGGTGACGTATATACGCTGCGTGACGCAATGGTAGCTTCTTTCACGCAACCGGCATTTATGCCGCCGGTAGATATTACGGAACCCAACCAGCCGCTGCAGCAACTCATTGATGGCGGCGGCCCTTTGTACGCTCCGATAAAACTCGCCATAGACAGGGGCGCAACAGATATCTACCTGGTACTGCACACGCCGGTGGAACAGGAAGCCTATCATATCCAGTTTAAAAACCTGGTCGATGTATTGGAACGTACTATGGACTGGGCCACGATCAATATGTCTGAAAAAGATATCGCTGTGCCCATGGTGTACAATCAGTCGCTCCGTTACCTGGAAGCTATACAGCGCCAGTTACTGGCTGCCGGCGTATCACCGGAAACTGTCCACCAGTGTTTTGACCTGCCGGAAGCCGCGCCCTTCAAAGGAAAGAAGATAGTAAACCTGCATGTGATAAGGCCCGATACGCCACCGGCCGCCGGCATGGGTGGGTTGGAATTTATCAACCGTGCTATCAGAAGCATGATAGCCGATGGGGAAACAAAAGCTGCCGAAACATTTAAACAGCTACATATTCAACCAGTATAAAAGCGGAAGACCGAAGCTATGCTTCGGTCTTCCGCTTTTATACTGTATCCTATTTTAGGACACTGCTTTATTATTACTTCTGTCGACATCTGCCAAACGCTGGCTGGGATCAATTTCCAGCTCTTTTATTTCAGACAGTGGCAGGTCCAGTTCCACCTCATAGGTAGCGTTGGTCCAGTACCAAACGGGATCGACTATACGTTTTACCCCGGGTTGTTCATTGGGCTTCTCGCCAAACATGAGCGACATCGGGATATAGTGCATCACCTGATTGCCTTTTTTATCGGTCACCATAAAGTCTACCGGCATCGGGAACAAACCAACACGACGCAGGCGTACAACGGTTTTGCTGCCCTTGCTATATACGCTGTCAATACCGTAATCAATATGTTTGGTGGAATTGATAAAGTATTGTTTGTACCAGTCCAGCTGAATACCGCTCTGCTTTTCCATTACGCGGATAAAGTCGTTGACATTCGGATGTTTGAATCGCCATTCGTTGTAATAGCGTAACAGGCCAGCATCACGGTTGTCTTTACCGATCACGTAACCCAGCTGCTCCAGGAATACGGCGCCTTTTGAATAGGCGGTAAGGCTGTAGCCGTAGTTGCTGTTAAAGTGATCTGCATGCGTGGATGCCGGTTCTTCATAAGGGCTGTTTACAAGGGCGAAATAGCCATTGTAGGAGCCTTCATGCGGATTTTTTCCTTTCAGGGAATCAACGGTGTTATAGTAGGTAGCATCTTCTCCGAAGGTGGTAAAACCTTCGTCCATCCATGGATAGAGGCTTTCATTGGTGGCCAGCATGCCCTGGTACCAGGTATGCATCCATTCATGCAATGCCAGATTATAGAGTGCGGAGATGTTCCGGTTGCCCATGATCAGGGTGGCCATTGGATATTCCATACCGCCGTCGCCGCCCTGGATGAAGGAGTACTGCTGATAAGGATAGGCCCCGTAATGCGCTTTGATGTACTTATAGGCGCCGGGGATCAATTTAGCCAGCTCCGGCCATGACTCACGGGTGCTTTCATTTTCGATATAGAAGAAGTGTGCCGTAAAGCCGTCTACTTTTTGCGTAATGTGTTTGTAGTCCGGATCTGCGGCCCATACGAAGTCATGCACGTTAGGCGCCACAAAATGCCAGGTCAGTGTATTTCCGGCAGGACGGTTTACTTTGGCGCCTGGTGTTTCGTAACCATAGCCGATCTGGTTAGGGTTTTGCAGGTAACCGGTACCAGCCAGCACATATTTTTTATCGATGGCTATTTTCACA
The Chitinophaga varians genome window above contains:
- a CDS encoding DinB family protein, with protein sequence MYLNQHEIHSQINSSFDNFVDFVQTLPDHRFTATPYGKWSAGQQLQHLIKSSRPVATAMGYPKILLHYFGTSRQPSRSYHQLVEDYRQLLAQGGKSTITYLPGIVYGAQRPILIEAFLKQKNRLLENLGRWSENELDKYRLPHPLLGKITLREMLYFTAYHTEHHLEQLKFHELQGHNWENQLQQLIF
- a CDS encoding patatin-like phospholipase family protein; amino-acid sequence: MTKTALVLGGGGARCAFAIGVVRYIQQHHPDIQFDIVCGTSTGSLIALLAAIGDNELAEKIFTANVTPDFLSTNHAIQRLANNHLSLYNIIPLLHKINAIVTEDRYRQLMASPRELFIATRSLQTGSNIYYSNRESNSNGYTVKKIGDVYTLRDAMVASFTQPAFMPPVDITEPNQPLQQLIDGGGPLYAPIKLAIDRGATDIYLVLHTPVEQEAYHIQFKNLVDVLERTMDWATINMSEKDIAVPMVYNQSLRYLEAIQRQLLAAGVSPETVHQCFDLPEAAPFKGKKIVNLHVIRPDTPPAAGMGGLEFINRAIRSMIADGETKAAETFKQLHIQPV
- a CDS encoding M1 family metallopeptidase; amino-acid sequence: MKHGVLGSCLALTMMTGSWLQLNAQSDRWQQRVKYTMDVAMDAPANKLTGTQHLEYFNNSPDTLKKVFYHLYWNAFQPGSMMDVRSRDLGKIVLGKDKNGNPRRDWDARVQDRISKLKPDEIGYQKIISLKRDGKAQAFKVVETILEVPLDKPILPHSKAVFDMEFEAQVPVQIRRSGRNNSEGVDFSMAQWYPKMCEYDYEGWHPTPYIAREFYGVWGDYDVKIAIDKKYVLAGTGYLQNPNQIGYGYETPGAKVNRPAGNTLTWHFVAPNVHDFVWAADPDYKHITQKVDGFTAHFFYIENESTRESWPELAKLIPGAYKYIKAHYGAYPYQQYSFIQGGDGGMEYPMATLIMGNRNISALYNLALHEWMHTWYQGMLATNESLYPWMDEGFTTFGEDATYYNTVDSLKGKNPHEGSYNGYFALVNSPYEEPASTHADHFNSNYGYSLTAYSKGAVFLEQLGYVIGKDNRDAGLLRYYNEWRFKHPNVNDFIRVMEKQSGIQLDWYKQYFINSTKHIDYGIDSVYSKGSKTVVRLRRVGLFPMPVDFMVTDKKGNQVMHYIPMSLMFGEKPNEQPGVKRIVDPVWYWTNATYEVELDLPLSEIKELEIDPSQRLADVDRSNNKAVS